One genomic window of Deinococcus deserti VCD115 includes the following:
- a CDS encoding 5'-3' exonuclease gives MTALLIDSSNAICRAYYGRAGGQAHAVPQVLCEVVWSLQHRFQAEHVIAALDDTRNFRQSLYESYKGHRTPKPADLTHLLTQAAELMGAAGAIPALAPNHEADDVMGTLARRAPGRAVIVTSDRDLFSAVTETVQVYEPRSRTVITVADVQARFGVSPERIPLFKSLCGDSSDNIPGVRGLGEKAASVLAAQCGTVDEIFERVSTFDRRYQKALLAADPMEIRLFHQLATVRTDAPVARVPLRR, from the coding sequence TTGACTGCCCTGTTGATCGACAGCAGCAACGCAATCTGCCGGGCGTATTACGGCAGGGCAGGAGGCCAGGCGCACGCCGTGCCGCAGGTCCTGTGCGAAGTGGTGTGGTCATTGCAGCACCGCTTTCAGGCTGAACATGTCATCGCTGCGCTCGATGACACCCGGAATTTCAGACAGAGCCTGTACGAAAGCTACAAAGGGCACCGGACACCCAAGCCAGCGGATCTCACGCACCTGCTGACACAGGCCGCTGAACTGATGGGCGCAGCCGGAGCGATTCCAGCGCTGGCTCCTAACCATGAAGCGGATGATGTGATGGGCACTCTTGCCAGGCGTGCACCCGGACGGGCCGTGATTGTTACCAGTGACCGGGACCTGTTCTCTGCGGTCACCGAGACCGTGCAGGTCTACGAGCCGCGCTCTCGGACGGTCATTACGGTCGCTGACGTACAGGCACGCTTTGGGGTGTCGCCGGAGCGCATCCCGCTGTTTAAATCCCTTTGTGGAGACAGCAGCGACAATATCCCCGGTGTACGCGGCCTTGGGGAAAAAGCCGCGAGTGTCCTGGCTGCGCAGTGCGGTACGGTCGATGAGATTTTCGAACGCGTGAGCACATTTGACCGGCGGTACCAGAAGGCACTCCTGGCGGCTGACCCTATGGAAATCCGCCTGTTTCATCAATTGGCGACCGTTCGCACGGACGCTCCGGTCGCCCGCGTCCCACTTCGCCGCTGA
- a CDS encoding DUF6930 domain-containing protein encodes MTSSRQPSRGMCRACGYVGTKASMTKHQAGCASRQAPGGTTHDVFRCRISGADLPAYWLDVELTPKATLDDLDRFLRDIWLECCGHLSSFTIGPHDNGDFGSFRASRRTRQPSLAELDLHPGDKFGYTYDFGSSTNLTVQVQAYESVSGEATDRIKLLARNLPPISVCSLCSKPAKWVHTWESDDATGGPLLYCGSHGKKTRDEQLPVVNSPRMGVCGYEGGSDESWPPHPSKLTAEHSPSEAELPAHTTSQDTTPAGNRSLLEQDGLDEALLAYVETLPLQTETVWLVAIQEMPAILPPEEGRAAVVLVVDAASGQILTSEVMTDITTQAVQEAVLETMLAPEADDIKPQRPGQIFTLDAELAFSLHTTLAALGIRVERRDSPELEELLAHLRDEVGSGMRALVEGQRPRAFLHGVPDVDVRNLIETFARFMKAKPWRNFAPDKPLRASWTNPDGTSSQLYAMVLGGLGEVYGLALYPDWLSYNKHVLNSFHPELVLLATGGLESLTLSQREEIHPEDWERLRTAGLPARAQAGPALIRIGLTGTQPPTFPLQPLTEVLRILSERAERKASPVTSLKAELGGVSVKYPADPRDELSAQERSGSVQVRVRSNAGHFTYNAEVVMTGPPETLVRNAFAQARRLLDQKPGEGRNVYLPYRLESAGQALENSGFFEDLHVLIWENRPGSPALTLAHLASMGPLIDGELATIEVAPQAADVAGLTVELQAVDPGSGVS; translated from the coding sequence ATGACCAGTTCCCGTCAGCCGTCCCGGGGAATGTGCCGCGCCTGTGGTTACGTCGGCACTAAAGCCAGCATGACCAAACATCAAGCCGGGTGTGCCTCCAGGCAGGCACCAGGCGGGACAACCCACGACGTGTTCCGGTGCCGCATCAGCGGAGCTGACCTTCCAGCGTACTGGCTGGATGTCGAACTGACGCCCAAGGCCACTCTGGATGACCTGGACCGTTTTCTGCGCGACATCTGGCTGGAATGCTGCGGTCACCTGAGCAGCTTCACCATCGGTCCGCACGACAACGGCGACTTTGGCTCGTTCAGAGCATCCAGGCGGACCAGGCAGCCTTCGCTGGCCGAACTTGACCTGCACCCTGGCGATAAGTTCGGTTACACCTACGATTTCGGCAGCAGTACCAACCTGACTGTGCAGGTTCAAGCTTACGAGTCAGTAAGCGGCGAGGCGACCGACAGGATCAAGTTGCTTGCGCGGAACCTGCCTCCAATCAGCGTATGTTCTCTCTGTTCGAAACCGGCCAAATGGGTCCACACCTGGGAGTCTGACGACGCCACAGGTGGCCCGCTGTTGTACTGCGGCTCGCATGGCAAGAAGACCCGTGATGAGCAATTACCGGTCGTCAACTCACCGCGCATGGGAGTGTGCGGCTATGAAGGTGGGAGTGACGAGAGCTGGCCGCCCCATCCATCGAAGCTGACCGCCGAGCACTCACCCTCAGAAGCGGAGCTGCCAGCCCACACCACGAGTCAGGACACCACGCCCGCCGGGAACAGGAGCCTTCTGGAACAGGATGGCCTTGATGAGGCCTTGCTGGCCTACGTCGAGACGCTGCCATTGCAGACTGAAACAGTCTGGCTGGTGGCCATTCAGGAGATGCCTGCCATCCTGCCTCCAGAAGAGGGTAGAGCGGCAGTGGTTCTGGTGGTCGATGCTGCGAGTGGGCAGATCTTGACCAGCGAGGTGATGACCGACATCACGACGCAGGCGGTACAGGAGGCAGTGCTCGAGACGATGCTGGCACCTGAAGCAGATGATATTAAGCCGCAACGTCCCGGCCAGATTTTTACTCTGGACGCAGAGCTGGCATTCTCGCTGCACACCACGCTGGCAGCACTGGGGATCAGGGTCGAGCGGCGGGACAGTCCCGAGCTTGAGGAATTGCTCGCCCACTTAAGAGATGAAGTCGGATCCGGGATGCGGGCCCTGGTCGAAGGTCAGCGTCCGCGTGCTTTCCTGCACGGCGTGCCTGATGTGGACGTCAGGAACCTGATAGAAACCTTCGCGCGCTTCATGAAGGCAAAACCGTGGCGGAACTTTGCTCCAGACAAGCCGTTGCGGGCGAGCTGGACCAACCCAGACGGTACGTCCAGCCAGCTGTACGCGATGGTGCTCGGCGGCCTGGGTGAGGTGTACGGCCTGGCGCTGTATCCCGACTGGTTGAGTTACAACAAGCACGTCCTCAATAGCTTTCATCCCGAACTGGTGTTGCTAGCCACCGGCGGCTTGGAGAGCCTGACGTTGAGTCAGCGGGAAGAGATTCACCCGGAAGATTGGGAGAGGCTGCGGACAGCTGGCTTACCGGCCCGTGCTCAAGCTGGCCCAGCGCTGATCCGAATAGGGCTGACAGGGACTCAACCGCCGACCTTTCCTCTGCAGCCCCTGACAGAGGTGTTGAGGATTCTGTCAGAGCGTGCGGAGCGAAAAGCGAGCCCTGTGACGTCTTTGAAAGCTGAACTCGGCGGGGTCAGCGTGAAGTACCCGGCGGATCCGCGCGATGAGCTGAGCGCTCAGGAGCGGAGTGGAAGTGTTCAAGTGCGGGTGAGGAGCAATGCTGGTCACTTCACGTATAACGCAGAGGTCGTCATGACCGGCCCTCCAGAGACGCTGGTGAGAAATGCCTTTGCCCAGGCCCGACGTCTCCTGGATCAGAAGCCAGGAGAAGGCAGAAATGTTTACCTCCCGTACCGCCTGGAGTCTGCTGGTCAGGCTCTAGAGAACAGCGGTTTCTTCGAAGATTTGCATGTTCTGATCTGGGAGAACCGCCCGGGCAGCCCAGCCCTTACTCTGGCGCACCTCGCGAGCATGGGCCCACTGATCGACGGGGAACTCGCAACGATTGAGGTCGCTCCTCAAGCGGCGGATGTTGCAGGCTTAACAGTGGAGTTGCAGGCGGTTGATCCCGGGTCAGGTGTGTCTTGA
- a CDS encoding DNA/RNA non-specific endonuclease, translating into MKHLCFTAVLFTVLLSGCDLPQEQSDPQSSTTQTAPPSQTPENQGSSQAACDNRMVLPADQRYIALCDEISILYDPKARIPRAVLEVLSAQKLTGEATREDDQFREDDRLPEAAQAQVQDYRRSGYDRGHLAPAADFKHSEEAMAASFLLSNIAPQQAQFNRNAWAGLESATRQCALNQRQLSVVTGTIGEGGTLKEEGRVAIPRQFYKVWLTSRGYRAWVMPNVGAGVPQKELTGSAYARFEVTLDQLRQATGLNLAPGVPGEKKGRLCPGSIPLSQ; encoded by the coding sequence GTGAAACACCTCTGCTTCACCGCCGTGCTGTTCACTGTCCTGCTCTCGGGCTGCGACCTGCCCCAGGAGCAGTCCGACCCACAGTCCTCCACCACCCAGACTGCTCCACCTTCTCAGACACCGGAAAATCAGGGATCGTCGCAGGCCGCGTGTGACAACCGCATGGTCCTTCCAGCTGACCAGCGATATATCGCACTCTGTGACGAGATCAGTATTCTGTACGACCCCAAGGCGCGAATTCCTAGAGCGGTCCTTGAAGTCCTGAGCGCTCAGAAGTTAACTGGAGAGGCGACCCGGGAAGACGATCAGTTCCGCGAGGATGACCGCCTGCCAGAAGCAGCCCAGGCCCAGGTTCAGGACTACCGGCGCAGCGGCTATGACCGCGGGCACCTTGCCCCCGCCGCCGATTTCAAGCATTCCGAGGAAGCCATGGCCGCCTCCTTTCTGCTGAGCAACATTGCGCCTCAGCAGGCACAGTTCAACCGCAATGCCTGGGCTGGGCTGGAAAGTGCCACACGCCAGTGCGCCCTCAACCAGCGGCAGCTCAGCGTGGTGACCGGAACCATTGGAGAAGGCGGCACACTCAAAGAGGAGGGCCGGGTGGCCATTCCAAGGCAGTTTTACAAGGTGTGGCTTACATCCCGTGGCTACCGGGCGTGGGTGATGCCCAATGTGGGTGCGGGCGTTCCACAGAAGGAGCTTACCGGCAGCGCATATGCCCGTTTTGAGGTGACTCTTGATCAGCTAAGGCAGGCAACCGGGTTGAACCTCGCCCCTGGTGTTCCTGGAGAGAAAAAGGGTCGCCTGTGCCCAGGGAGCATTCCTCTTTCCCAGTAA
- a CDS encoding sensor domain-containing protein produces MTTGTPPAVLPAPPVPSGELIYRLLIEHSTDLIALLGAEGQVQYLSPSVHAHLGYNDSCDSVANKFAYQLVHREDWPTLIKRIHDTRPGGRAALEPFRVRHAYGHWCWMEGTVVNLLEHPDIRANLLAVRDVTETVRVKAELLARTQEYTDLLESITDAFYVLDRDWRFVYVNTYAQRLLGKSAEELLGQVKWEVFPESVDSLVGIHYREAMRSGVPQKFEVHYEPLELWAEAHLYPSARGLSVSFQDISARKATERAERQRSRILELTVQGTPLEQVLHEVALLVEQQCPGVLCSVLLRQEDRLFTAAAPSLPDTYSRAIDGLLIGPDQGSCGTSAFSREPVVTHDIAASPAWAQFRELAGIHGLCSCMSLPVLDEHGEVLGTFALYERSGAMSGAAHMDQLVRARDLAALAMRHHQLTAQLRHQAQHDALTGLPNRSLFTERLAEILEQSERSRASTALLFVDLDEFKGVNDTVGHHVGDYVLQAVADRLLGCARRGDVVARVGGDEFTLVLPFAEEPHAITVARRVLNELTRPFVVQGRAFHLGASIGISVSPQAGRDGQTLLRHADLAMYRAKREKSGFAVFEAQLNQQAQLRLQLASDLREALREPGANLELHYQPQVRLHDGQVVGAEALVRWRHPHLGMVSPAQFIPVAEDTGMIVPLGTWVMEEACRQAVAWAAAGHGAMRVAVNVSALQFARPDFVDTVSATLRATGLEAGRLEVELTESAVMEDVKESVERMERLRALGVSVAVDDFGTGYSSLSYLQRLPLNVLKIDRTFIQNLGVNATSRSVVQAIVGLAQHLNLECVAEGVETPDEREALIEVGCRYAQGFFFAKPLPAPALLEWLSQADGAR; encoded by the coding sequence ATGACCACCGGGACACCTCCGGCTGTTCTGCCGGCACCGCCTGTGCCATCAGGTGAGCTTATATACCGCCTGCTGATTGAGCACAGCACTGACCTTATCGCTCTGTTGGGAGCCGAGGGGCAGGTTCAGTACCTTAGCCCATCCGTACACGCGCATCTGGGCTATAACGATTCGTGTGACTCGGTGGCAAACAAATTTGCCTACCAGCTGGTGCATCGGGAAGACTGGCCAACTTTAATAAAGCGAATCCACGACACACGGCCGGGTGGCCGCGCGGCTCTTGAGCCCTTCCGCGTCAGGCATGCGTACGGTCACTGGTGCTGGATGGAAGGTACAGTGGTCAACCTCCTGGAGCATCCCGATATCCGCGCAAACCTCCTGGCTGTGCGCGACGTCACAGAAACAGTTCGCGTTAAGGCAGAGTTGTTGGCTCGCACCCAGGAGTACACCGACCTGCTTGAAAGCATCACCGACGCGTTTTATGTTCTGGATCGCGACTGGCGTTTTGTCTACGTCAACACCTACGCGCAGCGTCTGCTGGGCAAATCCGCTGAAGAGCTGCTGGGACAGGTGAAATGGGAGGTGTTTCCGGAATCCGTGGACTCGCTGGTCGGTATTCATTACCGCGAAGCCATGCGTTCCGGCGTGCCTCAGAAATTTGAGGTCCACTATGAGCCCCTGGAGTTATGGGCAGAAGCACACCTGTACCCTTCTGCGCGGGGCCTGTCTGTGTCGTTCCAGGACATCAGTGCGCGCAAAGCGACAGAGCGCGCCGAACGGCAACGCAGCAGAATTCTCGAGCTGACCGTGCAGGGCACCCCCCTTGAACAGGTACTTCATGAGGTGGCGCTGTTGGTCGAACAGCAGTGCCCAGGTGTGCTGTGCTCTGTGCTGTTGCGTCAGGAAGACCGGTTATTTACAGCAGCCGCGCCGTCCTTGCCAGATACGTACAGCCGCGCTATTGATGGACTGCTGATCGGCCCAGACCAGGGCTCTTGTGGCACGTCGGCATTTTCTCGTGAGCCTGTTGTGACCCACGACATCGCCGCGAGCCCTGCGTGGGCACAGTTCAGAGAACTGGCTGGGATTCATGGGCTCTGCTCCTGTATGTCACTGCCGGTTTTGGATGAGCACGGGGAAGTTCTGGGCACCTTCGCCCTGTACGAACGCTCAGGAGCAATGAGTGGCGCAGCCCATATGGATCAGTTGGTGCGCGCACGCGACCTGGCAGCCCTGGCAATGCGACATCATCAACTCACGGCGCAATTGCGGCATCAGGCACAGCACGACGCTCTCACAGGCCTGCCCAACCGGTCACTGTTCACCGAACGTCTCGCCGAGATACTGGAGCAATCAGAGCGCAGCCGCGCGTCCACGGCGCTGCTCTTTGTGGATCTCGACGAATTCAAAGGCGTAAATGACACGGTCGGGCATCATGTTGGCGATTATGTGCTTCAGGCCGTAGCAGACCGTCTGCTGGGATGTGCCCGACGCGGTGATGTGGTGGCTCGGGTAGGCGGAGATGAGTTTACGCTGGTGTTACCCTTCGCAGAAGAACCCCATGCGATCACGGTTGCCAGGCGTGTCCTGAATGAACTGACGCGTCCATTTGTAGTGCAGGGGCGTGCATTTCATCTGGGGGCGTCCATTGGAATCAGTGTGTCTCCACAGGCAGGCCGCGACGGGCAGACACTCCTCCGGCATGCTGATCTGGCCATGTATAGGGCCAAACGCGAAAAATCTGGTTTCGCCGTATTTGAAGCGCAGTTAAATCAACAGGCGCAGTTGCGCTTGCAGCTTGCCTCGGATCTTCGTGAGGCACTGCGTGAACCGGGCGCTAACCTGGAACTTCACTACCAGCCGCAGGTTCGCCTGCACGACGGGCAGGTAGTGGGTGCCGAGGCCCTCGTTCGCTGGCGGCATCCGCATCTGGGGATGGTCTCTCCCGCCCAGTTTATTCCAGTCGCTGAAGACACCGGAATGATCGTGCCGCTGGGTACCTGGGTGATGGAAGAAGCGTGCCGTCAGGCCGTTGCGTGGGCCGCTGCTGGACATGGCGCCATGCGGGTGGCCGTGAATGTCTCCGCGTTACAGTTTGCCCGCCCAGATTTTGTGGACACAGTGTCTGCGACGCTCCGTGCGACCGGACTTGAAGCCGGCCGCCTGGAGGTCGAATTGACCGAAAGTGCAGTCATGGAAGACGTGAAAGAATCCGTCGAGCGCATGGAACGCCTGCGTGCGCTAGGCGTCTCTGTCGCTGTGGATGATTTTGGGACAGGATATTCAAGCCTGAGTTACCTGCAACGGTTGCCACTCAACGTCCTTAAGATTGACCGGACATTCATCCAGAATCTCGGCGTGAACGCTACCTCCCGCTCCGTGGTGCAGGCCATTGTAGGACTCGCGCAGCACCTGAATTTGGAGTGCGTGGCTGAAGGAGTGGAAACGCCCGACGAACGTGAGGCGTTAATCGAGGTCGGGTGCCGCTATGCTCAGGGCTTCTTTTTCGCGAAACCGCTGCCTGCCCCCGCGCTCCTCGAATGGTTGAGTCAGGCTGACGGCGCGCGTTGA
- a CDS encoding mercuric reductase, with product MTQNTAGPEQVHRDVIVIGAGQAGGPLAGALARSGRCVSLIERLHVGGTCVNEGCTPTKTIIASARVAHLARQAEQYGVNTGAVSVDFGRVQARKNAVVESFRSGSVSGLQEAGVEVIMGHARFASSHSVVVTNRAGTPQEIHAPLVFINTGTRPRWPDIPGLRDCGALDSTGLLNLGVQPEHLVILGGGYIGLEFGQVYARLGSRVTIVEQAERLAIKEDLDVVAALTDALCEDGVEFHFGQKAAGVRRTPAGIELTLAGPQGKQILAGSHLLVAAGRTANTDDLNLAAAGVETDDHGNIVVDEHLRTNVDGIYALGDVKGGPAFTHISYDDFRIVRDALLHGRHRSVHDRLVPYTVFTDPQLARVGLNETQAREKGLRAQVYTLPMSRVARAIETGEIRGLMKAIVDEETDLILGATVLGVDGGEVLSVLQMAMMGGVSASAVRDGVFSHPTLSESLNNLFMGTPVSVEPEQAAR from the coding sequence ATGACCCAGAACACAGCTGGCCCTGAGCAGGTCCACCGGGACGTCATCGTGATCGGCGCAGGACAGGCCGGCGGTCCGCTTGCCGGTGCTCTGGCCAGAAGCGGCCGATGTGTCTCCCTGATTGAGAGGCTTCACGTGGGCGGCACCTGTGTCAACGAGGGCTGCACCCCGACCAAGACGATTATTGCCAGCGCACGCGTGGCCCATCTGGCACGTCAGGCAGAACAATACGGCGTGAATACCGGGGCCGTGAGCGTGGATTTTGGACGTGTCCAGGCCCGCAAGAACGCGGTGGTTGAAAGCTTCCGGTCTGGAAGTGTCAGCGGACTGCAGGAGGCTGGAGTCGAGGTCATCATGGGCCACGCGCGTTTTGCCAGTTCACACAGCGTGGTCGTGACCAACAGGGCCGGGACTCCGCAGGAGATTCACGCGCCTCTGGTGTTCATTAATACCGGCACCCGGCCGCGCTGGCCCGACATTCCCGGGCTGCGGGACTGCGGGGCGCTGGACTCGACCGGGCTGCTCAACCTTGGCGTGCAGCCTGAACACCTCGTGATCCTCGGCGGCGGCTATATCGGTCTGGAGTTCGGTCAGGTGTACGCACGTCTTGGAAGCCGGGTCACCATCGTGGAGCAGGCAGAGCGTCTGGCCATCAAAGAGGACCTGGACGTGGTCGCGGCACTCACAGATGCCCTTTGTGAAGACGGAGTCGAATTTCATTTCGGCCAGAAAGCAGCGGGGGTCCGCCGGACTCCAGCGGGCATCGAACTGACCCTGGCAGGCCCCCAGGGCAAGCAGATCCTGGCAGGGTCGCATCTGCTGGTAGCCGCAGGCCGCACGGCAAATACAGATGACCTGAACCTCGCGGCTGCTGGCGTGGAGACCGACGATCACGGAAACATTGTCGTTGATGAACACCTGCGGACCAACGTCGACGGCATTTATGCGCTGGGCGACGTGAAAGGTGGGCCAGCGTTCACGCATATCTCCTATGACGATTTCCGCATCGTGCGTGACGCTCTGCTGCACGGGCGGCACAGATCAGTCCACGACCGCCTGGTACCCTACACGGTGTTTACCGACCCGCAGCTGGCCCGGGTAGGGCTGAATGAGACCCAGGCGCGTGAGAAGGGCCTCCGGGCGCAGGTCTATACCCTGCCTATGTCGCGTGTGGCACGGGCCATCGAGACCGGCGAAATCCGTGGCCTGATGAAAGCCATCGTGGACGAGGAGACTGACCTGATCCTGGGCGCCACTGTCCTGGGTGTGGATGGCGGAGAAGTGCTCAGCGTGCTTCAGATGGCCATGATGGGGGGGGTCAGCGCAAGTGCTGTACGCGACGGCGTGTTCTCCCACCCCACCCTGAGTGAATCCCTGAACAACCTGTTCATGGGAACGCCGGTTTCCGTCGAGCCAGAGCAGGCCGCGCGCTGA
- a CDS encoding M42 family metallopeptidase, producing MTTCRVVVMMAGMLEQLRRRLRELCDVDAISGDERPMLRALRDILAGQVDEFTVDVAGNGFAIRRGAQPGPTVLIAAHTDEIGLMVKSIEPSGFVRFEKIGGVIDNLLPARAVRVRGVNGVIGMKAGHYQTEQERTQGRKAGELYIDLGCASAAEVEALGIRIGDPVAFVSPLLEIGGQGHLVAGKAVDNRLGCAVLLELALGTAPPCGTLVLAFTAQEEVGLKGARIAAERYRPDLALALDTMPTGDTPDMHEYRDLNIRLGAGPAMQVMAGPGGRSNLLHPLVKDYLLAMSREKNVPLQLCTFNGGSNDSAAMAWAHQGVAAGSLTIPRRYSHSPMELADLRDAVGALEVLRGVIEGMDSLPDFTFLADE from the coding sequence TTGACCACCTGCCGCGTTGTGGTCATGATGGCGGGCATGCTCGAACAACTCCGCCGCCGCCTACGGGAACTGTGCGATGTAGACGCCATTTCTGGCGATGAACGGCCCATGCTGCGTGCCCTGCGCGACATTCTCGCCGGGCAGGTGGATGAATTCACTGTGGACGTTGCCGGGAACGGGTTCGCTATCAGGCGTGGTGCGCAGCCAGGGCCGACCGTACTGATCGCAGCACACACCGACGAGATTGGCCTGATGGTCAAGAGCATCGAGCCGAGTGGCTTTGTCCGCTTCGAAAAGATCGGAGGTGTCATCGACAACCTCCTGCCTGCCCGGGCCGTGCGCGTACGTGGAGTCAACGGCGTGATCGGCATGAAAGCCGGGCACTATCAGACCGAACAGGAGCGCACCCAGGGGCGCAAAGCGGGTGAACTGTATATCGATCTGGGCTGCGCCAGCGCCGCTGAAGTCGAAGCGCTGGGGATCCGCATCGGAGATCCGGTCGCGTTTGTCAGCCCCCTGCTGGAGATTGGCGGGCAAGGCCATCTCGTCGCCGGGAAAGCCGTCGACAACCGGCTGGGCTGCGCAGTGCTGCTTGAACTTGCCCTGGGAACCGCGCCGCCCTGCGGAACGCTGGTGCTGGCCTTCACTGCCCAGGAGGAAGTCGGGCTCAAGGGTGCGAGGATTGCAGCCGAGCGTTACCGCCCTGACCTCGCGCTTGCGCTGGATACCATGCCGACCGGGGACACACCCGATATGCACGAGTACCGCGACCTGAATATCCGGCTCGGTGCAGGCCCGGCCATGCAGGTGATGGCCGGGCCCGGGGGCCGGTCCAACCTGTTACATCCCCTTGTCAAGGATTACCTCCTGGCGATGTCTCGGGAGAAAAATGTGCCCCTGCAGCTGTGCACATTCAATGGCGGCTCGAATGACTCCGCGGCGATGGCCTGGGCCCATCAGGGCGTCGCTGCCGGCTCGCTGACCATCCCCCGCCGGTACTCACACTCGCCGATGGAGCTCGCGGACCTGCGTGACGCGGTCGGGGCGCTGGAGGTCCTGCGTGGCGTGATTGAGGGCATGGACAGTCTGCCCGACTTTACGTTTCTGGCCGACGAGTAA
- a CDS encoding GNAT family N-acetyltransferase, which translates to MHLQSLGYRTDLIFARFQGIVEDLGDVVRVTNPDNPTHYFGNFLIFDSPSKPGDLPEWEARFAELIGTPPTVRHTLFGWDVPPRGEAHVQPFLDAGYVLEENVIMSAAALHAPARPNREAELRVIENTDEAWAAVVDQQVAGREAHLNESEASYRTFKEGQFRRYRAMAKAGLGFWYGAFVDDVLAADLGVFTDGTLARFQSVGTHPDYRRQGLCGTLTHFAGTHAQQALGAGELVIVADDHYFAKDIYASVGLCPRERQQLLLRHPREA; encoded by the coding sequence ATGCACCTGCAGTCACTTGGGTACCGGACTGACCTGATCTTCGCCCGATTCCAGGGCATTGTCGAGGACCTCGGTGACGTTGTGCGTGTCACGAACCCTGACAATCCCACACATTACTTCGGCAACTTTCTGATTTTCGATTCGCCTTCGAAGCCTGGAGACCTCCCTGAGTGGGAGGCGCGCTTCGCGGAACTAATCGGCACGCCCCCCACCGTCCGGCATACGCTGTTCGGCTGGGACGTGCCGCCACGTGGAGAAGCACACGTGCAGCCGTTTCTTGACGCTGGATACGTGCTGGAAGAAAACGTCATCATGTCTGCGGCTGCCCTTCATGCTCCGGCCCGGCCGAACCGCGAAGCTGAGCTGCGCGTGATCGAGAACACCGACGAGGCCTGGGCAGCCGTGGTTGATCAGCAGGTCGCTGGCCGTGAGGCTCATCTCAACGAGTCGGAAGCGTCTTACCGGACGTTTAAGGAAGGGCAGTTCCGCCGCTACCGGGCCATGGCGAAAGCCGGCCTGGGATTCTGGTACGGCGCCTTCGTCGATGATGTCCTTGCTGCCGATCTCGGCGTGTTCACGGACGGAACCCTCGCGCGGTTCCAGTCGGTAGGCACCCATCCCGATTACCGCCGCCAGGGCCTGTGCGGCACCCTGACGCACTTTGCTGGTACGCATGCACAGCAGGCTCTCGGAGCGGGTGAGCTGGTTATTGTGGCAGATGATCACTATTTCGCGAAGGATATTTACGCCAGTGTCGGTTTATGCCCCAGGGAGCGTCAGCAACTGCTTCTGCGGCACCCGCGGGAGGCCTGA
- a CDS encoding family 16 glycosylhydrolase: protein MQIAGSWRDDFNTLDTTRWALSNSGWKPFWAKDGLNGTWNPANVTVSGGYLVMKLDVTPGLVASAAELATHAKYGYGRYEARLRAASSSANPAVRGHGVSGNITAFFNFVNDSQTEIDHEIEGQNRTTDWIGTWQTTNRHDYGTGGTGTDLSQDFHTYRWDWAPTKVDFYIDGVLKRTITSVVPATEAHLMFNLWPTNSTLWGGKSTAGTQYMLVDYVSFTPSH, encoded by the coding sequence GTGCAGATTGCTGGCAGCTGGCGAGACGACTTCAACACTCTCGACACCACCCGCTGGGCCCTGTCGAACAGCGGCTGGAAACCCTTCTGGGCCAAAGACGGCCTGAACGGCACCTGGAACCCCGCGAACGTCACCGTCAGCGGCGGCTACCTTGTCATGAAGCTCGATGTCACCCCTGGTCTGGTCGCCAGCGCTGCCGAACTCGCCACCCACGCCAAATACGGCTATGGACGGTATGAAGCCCGACTGCGTGCCGCCAGCAGCAGCGCCAACCCTGCCGTGCGTGGCCATGGTGTGAGCGGCAACATCACCGCCTTTTTCAACTTCGTCAATGATTCGCAGACCGAAATCGACCACGAAATCGAAGGGCAAAACCGCACCACCGACTGGATCGGCACCTGGCAGACCACCAACCGTCATGACTACGGCACCGGCGGTACCGGCACCGACCTGTCGCAGGACTTCCACACGTACCGCTGGGACTGGGCGCCCACCAAGGTGGACTTCTATATCGACGGCGTGCTCAAACGCACGATCACCAGCGTGGTGCCGGCGACCGAAGCGCACCTGATGTTCAACCTGTGGCCGACAAACTCCACACTGTGGGGGGGCAAAAGCACAGCAGGCACCCAGTACATGCTCGTCGATTACGTCAGCTTCACCCCAAGCCACTAA